From the genome of Devriesea agamarum, one region includes:
- a CDS encoding COX15/CtaA family protein: MSSDPASLSPTAPTGASAPTSDSDFSPSRLARFAFWGNLVCQMGIIVTGGVVRLTGSGLGCSTWPQCTPGSFTPVMKHELDIHPLIEFGNRTLAGVLTFFAVLLLVVTIRQLKHKGSGFLHLAIWPLILTIVQAVVGGLSVLADLHPGVVGPHFLLSPVLIAISAVLVYRLYDGSGIRRRLYQRIVYVLYWVLAVLTFTVLVLGTLVTGSGPHSGDAQYPARLPFDPRAMSWLHADVVMVFIGVLIGMVVALYLVHAQRKTLRAAWAVGIVTILQAVIGYVQYFTGLPEVLVGFHLAGSALLAAAVSWLGASLYAWDGSEPRVSTAPSSEHQPTSV, translated from the coding sequence ATGAGTTCCGACCCAGCGTCCCTTAGCCCCACCGCACCGACTGGGGCATCCGCGCCGACCTCTGATTCGGATTTCTCACCCTCCCGGCTCGCACGTTTCGCGTTCTGGGGAAATCTCGTGTGCCAGATGGGCATTATCGTCACCGGTGGCGTGGTGCGGCTGACCGGTTCCGGCCTGGGATGTTCCACTTGGCCCCAGTGCACACCCGGTTCCTTCACACCGGTGATGAAACATGAGCTCGACATTCACCCTTTGATTGAGTTCGGCAACCGCACCCTGGCGGGCGTGCTCACCTTCTTTGCGGTGTTGCTGCTGGTCGTGACGATCCGCCAGCTTAAGCACAAGGGTTCAGGATTCCTCCACCTCGCGATCTGGCCTCTGATTCTCACCATTGTGCAAGCCGTGGTCGGTGGACTCAGCGTGCTGGCTGATCTACACCCCGGGGTGGTTGGCCCTCATTTCTTGCTCTCCCCCGTTTTGATCGCAATTTCTGCGGTGTTGGTGTACCGGCTCTACGACGGCTCCGGAATTCGACGGCGCCTTTATCAGCGCATCGTCTATGTTCTCTACTGGGTGCTCGCCGTTCTCACGTTTACCGTGCTGGTGCTGGGCACCCTCGTGACTGGCTCAGGCCCCCATTCCGGAGATGCGCAGTACCCGGCACGTCTGCCATTTGATCCGCGTGCGATGAGCTGGCTCCACGCCGATGTGGTGATGGTGTTCATCGGTGTCCTTATTGGCATGGTGGTGGCGCTCTATTTGGTCCATGCTCAGCGTAAAACCCTCCGCGCCGCGTGGGCAGTGGGCATTGTGACGATTCTGCAAGCCGTTATTGGATACGTTCAGTACTTCACGGGGCTTCCTGAAGTGTTGGTCGGTTTTCATCTGGCCGGTTCCGCGTTACTCGCAGCAGCGGTTTCTTGGCTCGGGGCGAGTCTTTACGCCTGGGATGGATCTGAACCTCGCGTGAGCACAGCACCGTCGTCTGAACATCAGCCCACATCCGTATAA
- a CDS encoding 1-deoxy-D-xylulose-5-phosphate synthase encodes MTTTVPELAVLDEITPSALRALGAQELPQLASDLRRRLVETVSIHGGHLGPNLGVVELTIALHRTFESPREAIVFDTGHQAYVHKMLTGRTALAGLRREGGTSGYPSREESAHDVVENSHASGSIAWAHGIDRANRLSGRVACSCAVIGDGAMTGGVALEALNELGGDRQSRTLVVLNDNGRSYAPTVGGLATHLYDLRTGRIQAGQDIFTSLGLRYIGPVDGHDLDALNSALATARAGLLTGEGPMVIHVLTKKGYGYARAEQDVRDHLHATGPFPLDSEPSQPAEGATSAPSADADPGMPLGLDDEKIPAPAPANTPRKTTWTDVFSEAVCEAAEREPALVAISAAMVDPVGLSALEERYPDRVIDVGIAEQLAVDTAAGLSRGGAKPLLALYSTFLTRAIDQVLMDVALHREPVTFTLDRSGVTGDDGPSHHGIWDLGLACQVPGLSVWAPRDASRLRAALSSSLALTEGPGLVRFPKGAVTEDLPAIATNEAGDTLHGDDQDPIVLIGYGSLLTEAVEAATALAREGIRVQVIDPVQALPHREALIRRACEANVVLTLEDGVASRGVGAAFIHQLVTGVRPGQRIPLVRTLGVPQEFISHANRSSILMRCGLDAQGIADSIREVSKTR; translated from the coding sequence ATGACCACGACTGTGCCGGAGCTCGCCGTGCTAGATGAGATCACTCCAAGTGCCCTGCGTGCACTCGGTGCACAGGAGCTCCCACAGCTCGCAAGCGACCTGCGCCGCCGGTTAGTGGAAACGGTGTCCATCCACGGCGGTCACTTGGGGCCGAACCTCGGGGTCGTGGAACTGACTATCGCACTTCACCGCACCTTTGAGTCTCCCCGGGAAGCCATCGTGTTCGATACCGGGCATCAGGCGTATGTCCACAAGATGCTGACCGGGCGCACCGCTCTCGCCGGTCTGCGAAGAGAAGGCGGAACCTCGGGATATCCCAGTCGTGAAGAATCCGCTCATGACGTCGTAGAGAACTCTCACGCATCCGGCTCCATCGCGTGGGCACACGGAATTGATCGCGCTAACCGGTTATCCGGTCGCGTGGCCTGTTCCTGCGCGGTGATCGGCGATGGCGCCATGACCGGCGGGGTGGCCTTGGAAGCGCTGAATGAGCTCGGCGGGGACCGACAATCGCGCACCCTGGTCGTACTCAACGACAACGGGCGATCCTACGCGCCGACGGTCGGAGGGCTTGCCACGCACCTATATGACCTACGTACCGGTCGGATCCAAGCAGGGCAGGACATCTTCACCTCACTCGGACTGCGATATATCGGGCCAGTGGACGGTCACGATCTCGATGCGCTGAACAGTGCCCTCGCCACCGCGCGAGCAGGCTTGCTCACGGGTGAAGGCCCGATGGTTATCCATGTGCTGACCAAAAAGGGATATGGATATGCCCGCGCCGAACAGGATGTGCGCGATCACCTTCACGCCACCGGACCATTCCCTCTGGATTCAGAACCGTCGCAGCCGGCGGAAGGCGCCACCAGCGCGCCATCAGCTGATGCGGACCCGGGAATGCCGCTCGGACTGGACGATGAGAAAATTCCGGCTCCAGCACCAGCAAACACACCCCGCAAAACCACGTGGACAGATGTCTTTAGTGAGGCTGTATGCGAGGCCGCTGAACGCGAACCAGCCCTGGTGGCGATTAGCGCGGCCATGGTTGATCCGGTCGGTTTAAGCGCGTTAGAAGAGCGCTACCCGGATCGGGTGATCGATGTTGGTATCGCAGAACAGCTGGCGGTCGATACCGCAGCGGGCCTGTCACGCGGGGGTGCCAAACCTTTGCTCGCCCTGTATTCGACGTTCCTAACGCGCGCTATCGATCAGGTGCTCATGGACGTGGCGTTGCATCGGGAACCGGTCACGTTCACTCTGGATCGTTCAGGGGTCACCGGTGATGACGGTCCGAGTCACCACGGAATCTGGGATCTAGGGCTCGCCTGCCAAGTGCCTGGGCTATCCGTATGGGCACCCCGGGACGCCTCCCGACTGCGGGCGGCGCTGTCCTCATCGCTGGCTCTTACCGAGGGTCCCGGTCTTGTGCGGTTCCCCAAGGGAGCAGTGACGGAAGACCTTCCGGCCATCGCCACCAATGAGGCAGGGGATACCTTGCACGGCGATGATCAGGATCCCATTGTTTTGATCGGCTATGGCTCACTCCTGACTGAAGCTGTCGAAGCGGCCACGGCACTGGCTCGTGAAGGAATTCGAGTGCAGGTCATTGACCCGGTGCAGGCACTTCCACATCGCGAGGCTCTGATTCGCCGTGCCTGCGAAGCGAATGTTGTCCTCACCTTGGAAGACGGTGTGGCTTCGCGCGGGGTAGGCGCCGCTTTTATACATCAGCTCGTGACCGGTGTACGCCCGGGGCAGAGGATTCCCCTCGTGCGCACTCTCGGGGTGCCGCAGGAGTTTATTTCCCACGCGAACCGTTCGAGTATTTTGATGCGCTGCGGACTAGATGCGCAGGGTATTGCGGACTCGATCCGTGAGGTTTCGAAGACCAGGTAG
- the map gene encoding type I methionyl aminopeptidase, translating into MARHSASAPVRTPQQIEAIARTGRFVADTLSHLRRIIDVGWNLLEIDAETHRLIREAGAESCYIDYHPRFGAYPFGKVICTSVNDSVLHGRPYDYVLRDGDLLSLDFAVSLDGWVADSCLTIPVGTPSDSDLTLIRDTETVLWAGIDAVRPHGTVEDIGYAVHRAATDLGYRVNAQFGGHGVGQTMHEEPFVPNRGRPGHGVVLPVGSVITVEPFLMRGTDQLVTDADGWTLRSKNGARGAHAEHTVVVTEEGARLLTERTDDPSPRSTLTPM; encoded by the coding sequence ATGGCTCGACATTCCGCGTCCGCTCCAGTGCGCACACCCCAGCAGATTGAAGCTATTGCCCGGACAGGTCGGTTTGTCGCCGACACTCTGTCTCATCTGCGCCGGATCATTGACGTCGGGTGGAACCTTTTAGAGATAGACGCCGAAACCCACCGTCTGATCCGCGAAGCGGGAGCCGAGAGCTGTTATATCGACTATCACCCTCGATTCGGCGCCTACCCGTTTGGCAAAGTGATCTGCACGTCGGTGAACGACTCGGTATTGCACGGGCGTCCGTACGACTATGTTTTGCGCGACGGCGATTTGCTGTCGTTGGATTTTGCGGTCTCACTCGATGGTTGGGTCGCTGATTCCTGCCTCACTATCCCGGTGGGTACCCCGTCTGACTCAGACCTGACATTAATTCGCGACACCGAAACCGTGCTCTGGGCGGGAATCGATGCGGTTCGGCCGCATGGGACCGTCGAGGATATCGGATACGCGGTACATAGGGCCGCTACCGATCTTGGGTACCGCGTGAATGCTCAGTTTGGCGGGCATGGTGTGGGCCAGACCATGCACGAGGAACCTTTCGTACCCAATCGTGGTCGCCCCGGACACGGAGTGGTGCTCCCGGTCGGCAGCGTCATTACTGTGGAGCCGTTCCTAATGCGCGGAACAGATCAGCTGGTCACTGATGCCGACGGTTGGACTCTGCGATCGAAAAACGGAGCGCGCGGGGCCCACGCGGAGCACACCGTGGTGGTTACCGAGGAGGGGGCACGACTACTCACTGAACGCACCGATGATCCATCGCCCCGCTCGACTCTGACGCCGATGTGA